ATTGTAATCGCTCCAGCCGCCAGAGCCAAGGTGTTTTCCATCAGCCTCTTACGGCCTAAACTCGCCCGGCGACATCTGTAGTTACGGGTGGATCTCGGCCGCCGTCGGGCACTGATGGGCAAACGACGTGCCCCCGAAGCCGAAATTGTAAGTAGCTGTACAGATGTGAGTTGGAGGGCAGAGCCCGAATATGATGGGTAAATTACATTACGATTCCGTCAGTCGCGCGGCGCTCTGGCTGATTTCCTCCCACTGGTGCATCAGGTCCCCGACTTCCCACATGAGCGCCTGGTGGCGGTCGATCACCGGGCGCGCGGCTTCCCGGTCTTCGTAGAAGCCCGGGGCGGCCATCGCGGCCTCGAGTTCCTTGATGGTGCGCTCGCGCTCGGCGATTCTCGCCTCGAGGTCAGCAATCGTTTTCTTCAGCGCGTCGTTCTCTCGCTGGAGCCGCCGCGCGCGCGCATCGAGGATTTTCTTTTCCTGACGTGCCTGGCCTCTGGCCTCTGCCATCTGGCCTCTGGCCTCCGGCTTCTGGCCTTTGGAGCCGGGCCTCCGGCCTCTGGCCTCCGGTACCTGTCGCGTGCCTTTCTCCTCCTGCTGCCTCTTGCTCCACAGGAACTCCTCGTAGTTGCCGGGATAGAGCACGGCGTCGCCCCCCCCGATCTCGACCACTTTCGTGGCGAGGCGATCCACGAAGTAGCGGTCGTGAGACACGAAGATGAGCGTCCCGCCGTACTCGATCAGCGCGTCGAGGAGGACATCCTTGGAATCCAGGTCCAGGTGGTTCGTCGGTTCGTCGAGGAGCAGCAGGTTGGCCGGCCGCAGCAGCATGCGGGCGACGGCGAGCCGCGTCCGCTCTCCGCCTGAGAGCACGCCCACTTTCTTGTAGATGTCGTCGCCGGAAAACAGGAAGCCGCCAAGGATGTTGCGGATCGCCGGCACCATGGTCATGGGCGAGCCGGCTTCGAGCGTCTCGTACACGTTGCGCGCCGGCTCGAGCCGCGTCGCCTCGTCCTGCGCGAAGTACTGCATGACGACCTGGTGCCCTTCCTCGCGCGTGCCGGTGTCGGGCGCCTCGACGCCGGAGAGCATCCGCATCAACGTGGACTTGCCCGAGCCGTTCGGGCCGACGAGCGCGATCCGGTCGCCGCGCTCGATGTGCAGGCCGACCTGGCGGAACACCACCTTCGACCCGTACGCCTTCCCGACGTGTTTCAGCTCCAGCACCATGCGGCCGCTCTTCGGGCAGGCCGGAAAGCTGAAGTGCGCCTTCTTGCGCTCGGCCGGCACCTCGATCGGGACGACTTTTTCGAGCAGCTTGATGCGGCTCTGGACCTGTGCAGCCTTGGTCGCCTGGTACCGGAAGCGATCGATGAAAGCCTTGACGCGCGCGACCTCTTCGTCCTGCCGCTTCTTCGCCTGGCGCAGCCGCTCGAGGCGCGCGTCGCGCTCGGCCAGGTACTGCGAATAGTTTCCGGGGTAGTCGGTCAGCGTGCGCAGGCTGACTTCGGCGATTCGCGTGACGACCGCGTCGAGGAAGAAGCGATCGTGCGACACCAGGATGACGGCGTGCGGGTACTCGTGGAGATACTCCTCGAGCCAGTTACGCGCCTCGAGATCGAGATGGTTCGTGGGCTCGTCAAGCAGCAGCAGTCCCGGGCGCGCGAGCAACAGCTTGGCGAGCGCGATGCGCATCTGCCAGCCGCCGGAAAACGTCTCGGTGGGCCGGCCGTGATCCTCGTCTGAGAACCCGAGGCCGCGAAGGACCGTCGCCACCTTCAGGTCGACCGTGTAGCCGTCCTGCGCGCGAAAGGTTTCCTGCAGCTCGGCGTAGCGCGCCAGGGCGGCGTCGTGCGCCTCTTCGGAGAGGCTCGCATCGCCGAGGCGCGCTTCGATCTCGTGCAGCTGCGCCTTCATTTCGATCAGCGGCGCAAAGGCGAGCGACGCCTCCTCGAGCAGCGTATGGCCGGCATGCACGAGGCCGTCCTGGGGCAGGTAGCCGATCGTCAGGTTGTTGGGCTTGACGATCTGCCCCTTGTCAAGCTCGTCCAGGCCGGCGAGCATGCGCAGTAGAGTCGTCTTCCCGGCGCCGTTGGGGCCCGTCAGGCCCACCCGGTCGCGACGCTGGAGCTGCCAGGACACGTCCTCGAACAGGACGCGGTCGCCGAACGATTTCTGGAGGTTGGCTAGCTGGATCACACCCGCACAGGGGCGTGCGTTTGCGCACGCCGATCACGCTATTTTACCGCGATTTAGCGCAATCGGACGCGCCGCCGGGTTATCGCGTCCCCGGGCGCCCGGTTTCGCGCGTGCTCAGCCACTGGTCGAGGTCAGACCGCCGGAAACGCCACTGCCGCCCGACGCGCACCGCGGGCAACTCGCCCGCCTGGATCAGGCGATAGACGGTTCTGGGGGTCACCTTCAAGCACGCGAGCACTTCCTCGGTGGTCAGAAACGCCGGCAGAGCCCTGTTTGTGGTCATCGTTCACCATTGGTGCCCTACAGACATTTAAGGAACTTAATGGGACACCAACGGCTTACTGTACAGGTAGGCCGCCTGCCTGTCAACCCTGTTCGCCGAGCGCCTTGGCGGCGGTGGCCAGGACCTTCGGAATGCGGAAGGGCTTCGTCAGGTAACCCGAGACCCCGAGGTTGATGGCTTCGATGGCGCTCGCCTCGGTGGAATACCCGGTGATGATGATGACCGGCAGGTCGGCGCGGTAGCGGCGCGCTTCGCGGATCACCGTCAACCCGTCCGCTCCGGGCATCTTGAGATCGACCACGAGCAAATCGTAGTGCGTCGTCCGGAGGCGCTCGAGCGCCGCCCGGCCATCGTGGGCGACATCGACGTCGTAGTCGGCGAGGGCCAGCGTTTTCGACAGGAGCTCGCGGATGCTCGCCTCGTCATCCGCCACCAGGATGCGCGGGCGTCCGGTGATCGCGGCGGCCGCAGGCGCCGGCGCGGCCTTCGCCTGGGCAAGGGCATGCCGCTGCCCGCGCGCGCGTTGGCTGTCGAGCCACGCGTCAATGTCGCTCCTCCGGAACCGCCACTGCCGCCCGACGCGCACCGCCGGGATCTTGCCTGCCTTGATGAGCCGGTAGACCGTACGGAGATTCACCTGGAGGTACTCCAGTACCTCTTCGGTCGTCAGGAATGCCTCTTCAATCATCGTGTTCGTAACTCTAAGAGCCGGGACGGGACTTTATTGTAGCGCCGGGCAGTACGATGCGAAACACCGCGCCACCACCCGGCCGATTCCCGGCCGTGATTTCCCCGCCGTGGTCGTGCACGATCCCGTAGACGATCGCCAGGCCGAGTCCGGTGCCCTGACCGACTTCCTTCGTGGTGAAGAACGGATCGAAGATTCGGGGGAGCACGTCCGGCGGGATGCCGGGGCCGTTGTCCTCGATTTCGAGCGCGGCCACCGTTCCCCGCTTTTCGGCGCGCGTGGTGATGCGGATCCGGCCGCGCTTGGAGGCGCCGGCGACCGCGTGCTCCGCGTTGAGCACGACGTTCAGCAACGCCTGCTGGAGCAAGTGGGCGTTGCCGCGGACCGGGGGCAGGTTGCGAGCCAGGCGCCGGATGATCTCGATCCCCCCCGCGCGCGCCGCGCGGCTCCGCAGCGACACCGTGCGGGTCGCGATCCCATTCAGGTTGACGCGCCGGCGCGTGCCGCGGCGCGAGCCGGCGAACACGAGCAGGTTGTTCACGATCTTGGCGGCACGTTCTGCTTCGCGCCGCACGACGCGAAGCTCCGGCAGGATTGATCGCGGCACCGGTCCCCTGGCGCGTATCAGCTCCACGTGGCCAAGCACGCCCTGCAGCGGATTGTTGAGCTCGTGCGCGACGCCCGCCACGAATTGGCCGAGCGCGGCGAGTTTTTCCGCCTGCGCGAGCCGCTCGCCGAGGGCGGCGCGCTCGGCCTCGAGGCGCAATTCCTGCGTCCGGTCCCGCGCGACCACGACGAGCCCCAGCACGCCGCGATCCGGCCCGTGAAGCGGCGTCGCGCGCACCGCGAACCTTCCGCCGAGCACCGGATCGGTGATGTCGATCGTGAACTCGCGTCCCGGCGGCGCGGTGGTGAACTTCAGCCCGCGCAGCCACGCGCCGAGTTCCGGCCCGACCACCTCCACGATGGGTCGGTTGTGCGTCTCTCCGCCCGCCGCCGCAATCCGCTCGCGGAAGGCACGGTTCGCGTTGGCGACCCGCAGATCGCGATCGCAGACGACGACCAGATCGGTCAGCGAGTTGAACGTGTTCTCGAGTTCGCGCCGCGAGCGCAGCACGTCCTCGAAGAGCACGGTGTTCTCGATCGTGGCCGAGACCTGGCGTCCCAGCTCTGCGGCCTGCTCGAGCAGGTCTGGAGCAGTCAAGGGACCGGGGCCCAACCGTTCGAACAGCAGCAGCCCCAGCGCGCGCCGGCGCCCGCGGAGCGGAACGGCGAGCGCGCGGACCCCCCCGAGTGTCAGAAAGGCAGGCCGCTCCTGGCGGAGCGCCACGGCGATCGGCGAGCGAGAGGGGGTGGCGAGCGAAATCCGCGTCACTTCCGGGGGAGCGGGGTCGGACGAAGCCTCGAACACGAGGTCGCGCGCGCGGCGGTCGTGCATCCAGGCGGCCACGCGATGGGCATCGAACAGGGGCGCCGCCCCGCCGCACAGTCGTGAGAGGCTCGCCGGCAGGTTCAGCGTGGAAGACAGGTCGCCTGCGAACGCACCGATGACGTCCCGCAGCGCAAGGTCGTGCCGCCTCACGCGCTCCAGCTCGTGAAGGCGGCCGGAAAGGTCGCCGCCGGTCGGAGTATCGGGCATGGGCGGAACGGCGGGATCTTATCCCATAATTACGGGAATTCCGGCCCACGGCCGCGGGCCGCCGGCCGCCGTCTAAAGAGGTAGCAGCTCGCTTGTCCTGGACAGACGAAGAACTGGTCGCGCGGTCGATCGAGGGGGACCTCGAGAGCTTCAACCAGCTCGTGCTCCGCTGGGAACGGCCGATCTACGCCCTGGCCTACCGCGTCATCGGCCGGGAGGACGATGCGCGTGACGTCTGCCAGGAGACGTTTCTGCGGGCGTTCCGCGCCATCAAAGGGTTCAAGGGCCAGGCGAAATTCTCGTCATGGCTGTATCGGATCGCGTTGAACCTGTGCCGCGACTGGATCCGGCGGGAGCGGCGCGCCCCGCTCGTGCGGGCCCCCGAGGGGCTGGATCCGATGGATCTCGCCAGCGAGCTGCCCTCGCCGGCCGAGTCCCTCGACGAGACGGTCTCGCGCCGCGAGGTGTCCCGCTCGGTCGCGCGCGCGATGGCGTCGCTGCCCGAGGAGCAGCGCACCGCGATCATCCTGAAGGAGTATCACGGCCTGACGTTCCAGGAAATCGCGGACCTGCTCGGCTGCCCATTGAGCACGGTGAAGACGCGGTTGTACCAGGGGCTTTCCGTGTTGCGGCGTGAGCTCGGGCCCGACGGCTCGCGCGTCACGCCGTTCGCGCGTCGCGCGGCGGCGCGGTGAATACGTGTAGCCGCCGGCCGACAGGCCGGCGCGAGGTGTCGAGACGTGACCATGGAGAAGACAACGTGCGGCGAGCCTGAAGCGCTCGTCGAGTACCTGTACGGCGAGATCGATGCCGACACGCGCACGCGCCTGGACACGCATCTCGTGTCGTGCGCCGAGTGCCGCGAGACGCTCGACGGCCTGCGCGGCACGCGGGCGGAACTGGCGGCGTGGAGCGTGCCCGAGCGTCCGCTCGGGTTCGCCCTCGCCGGAGCGGACACCGGGCGCCCGGGCGCGAGGCCGTGGTGGTCGTCCGGCGCGCTGGCGGCCGCTGCCGTGATCCTGCTTGCCGTGGCTGCCGCGATCGCGAACCTGGAAATCACGTACGGCTCGGATGGCGTGACGCTGCGCACCGGCTGGTCGCGGACGCCGGAGGGGCAGACCGCCGCCCCGCGGGCCACGTCTGTACCTGCAGGAGCGCCGGCCCGCGAGGCGACGCCGGTCTCGGCGGGCGCGGCGCCATGGCGCGCGGACCTGGGTGAGCTCGAGCGCCGGTTGCGGACCGAGTTCAGGTCCGCGGCGGCTCCTTCGAGCGCGCGCGCCGCGTCGCCCGGCCCCGACGCCGCCAGGCTGCTTCAGCAGGTCCAGGACCTGATCGAGCAAAGCGAGCTCAGGCAGCGGCGCGAGCTGGCGCTCCGGATGGCGCAGGTCG
The sequence above is a segment of the Acidobacteriota bacterium genome. Coding sequences within it:
- a CDS encoding PAS domain-containing protein yields the protein MPDTPTGGDLSGRLHELERVRRHDLALRDVIGAFAGDLSSTLNLPASLSRLCGGAAPLFDAHRVAAWMHDRRARDLVFEASSDPAPPEVTRISLATPSRSPIAVALRQERPAFLTLGGVRALAVPLRGRRRALGLLLFERLGPGPLTAPDLLEQAAELGRQVSATIENTVLFEDVLRSRRELENTFNSLTDLVVVCDRDLRVANANRAFRERIAAAGGETHNRPIVEVVGPELGAWLRGLKFTTAPPGREFTIDITDPVLGGRFAVRATPLHGPDRGVLGLVVVARDRTQELRLEAERAALGERLAQAEKLAALGQFVAGVAHELNNPLQGVLGHVELIRARGPVPRSILPELRVVRREAERAAKIVNNLLVFAGSRRGTRRRVNLNGIATRTVSLRSRAARAGGIEIIRRLARNLPPVRGNAHLLQQALLNVVLNAEHAVAGASKRGRIRITTRAEKRGTVAALEIEDNGPGIPPDVLPRIFDPFFTTKEVGQGTGLGLAIVYGIVHDHGGEITAGNRPGGGAVFRIVLPGATIKSRPGS
- a CDS encoding zf-HC2 domain-containing protein → MEKTTCGEPEALVEYLYGEIDADTRTRLDTHLVSCAECRETLDGLRGTRAELAAWSVPERPLGFALAGADTGRPGARPWWSSGALAAAAVILLAVAAAIANLEITYGSDGVTLRTGWSRTPEGQTAAPRATSVPAGAPAREATPVSAGAAPWRADLGELERRLRTEFRSAAAPSSARAASPGPDAARLLQQVQDLIEQSELRQRRELALRMAQVVRDFDTQRQTDLVRIQQGIGQIEGNTAADRQLLNYLVRASQRQ
- a CDS encoding response regulator, whose product is MIEEAFLTTEEVLEYLQVNLRTVYRLIKAGKIPAVRVGRQWRFRRSDIDAWLDSQRARGQRHALAQAKAAPAPAAAAITGRPRILVADDEASIRELLSKTLALADYDVDVAHDGRAALERLRTTHYDLLVVDLKMPGADGLTVIREARRYRADLPVIIITGYSTEASAIEAINLGVSGYLTKPFRIPKVLATAAKALGEQG
- a CDS encoding helix-turn-helix domain-containing protein produces the protein MTTNRALPAFLTTEEVLACLKVTPRTVYRLIQAGELPAVRVGRQWRFRRSDLDQWLSTRETGRPGTR
- a CDS encoding sigma-70 family RNA polymerase sigma factor — translated: MSWTDEELVARSIEGDLESFNQLVLRWERPIYALAYRVIGREDDARDVCQETFLRAFRAIKGFKGQAKFSSWLYRIALNLCRDWIRRERRAPLVRAPEGLDPMDLASELPSPAESLDETVSRREVSRSVARAMASLPEEQRTAIILKEYHGLTFQEIADLLGCPLSTVKTRLYQGLSVLRRELGPDGSRVTPFARRAAAR
- a CDS encoding ABC-F family ATP-binding cassette domain-containing protein, with product MIQLANLQKSFGDRVLFEDVSWQLQRRDRVGLTGPNGAGKTTLLRMLAGLDELDKGQIVKPNNLTIGYLPQDGLVHAGHTLLEEASLAFAPLIEMKAQLHEIEARLGDASLSEEAHDAALARYAELQETFRAQDGYTVDLKVATVLRGLGFSDEDHGRPTETFSGGWQMRIALAKLLLARPGLLLLDEPTNHLDLEARNWLEEYLHEYPHAVILVSHDRFFLDAVVTRIAEVSLRTLTDYPGNYSQYLAERDARLERLRQAKKRQDEEVARVKAFIDRFRYQATKAAQVQSRIKLLEKVVPIEVPAERKKAHFSFPACPKSGRMVLELKHVGKAYGSKVVFRQVGLHIERGDRIALVGPNGSGKSTLMRMLSGVEAPDTGTREEGHQVVMQYFAQDEATRLEPARNVYETLEAGSPMTMVPAIRNILGGFLFSGDDIYKKVGVLSGGERTRLAVARMLLRPANLLLLDEPTNHLDLDSKDVLLDALIEYGGTLIFVSHDRYFVDRLATKVVEIGGGDAVLYPGNYEEFLWSKRQQEEKGTRQVPEARGRRPGSKGQKPEARGQMAEARGQARQEKKILDARARRLQRENDALKKTIADLEARIAERERTIKELEAAMAAPGFYEDREAARPVIDRHQALMWEVGDLMHQWEEISQSAARLTES